A genomic region of Natronoarchaeum mannanilyticum contains the following coding sequences:
- a CDS encoding thiamine-phosphate synthase family protein, whose protein sequence is MSLVLPSEIVVERFVPTARAMLAAALDEREFTQQEIADRIGVTQAAVSNLVNGNVAVEERFSEDPRMVETIERIADGFEDDRMDGVDAMAELIALVEAFEDRGPICAVHEDAMPELEGLGCDLCVRGTDSEVLAERDVLASVRRAARLLAGTDAVAEHVPNVGTNVGMALPDAEDATDVAAIPGRIYRMRGSVEVPANPEFGASEHVARTVLAARSVDPDVRAALNVGTSDALLAAARERGIDPLEFDPDYEDRGDHLREALNSRGVVPPVLFHRGAFGIEPVTFVLGRNAVEAAELAVDLADRAAGGHET, encoded by the coding sequence ATGTCGCTGGTGCTCCCGAGCGAGATCGTCGTCGAGCGCTTCGTCCCCACGGCCCGAGCCATGCTGGCCGCGGCGCTCGACGAGCGGGAGTTCACCCAGCAGGAGATCGCCGACCGGATCGGCGTCACGCAGGCCGCGGTGAGCAACCTCGTCAACGGGAACGTCGCCGTCGAGGAGCGGTTCAGCGAGGATCCGCGGATGGTCGAGACGATCGAGCGCATCGCCGACGGGTTCGAGGACGATCGGATGGACGGCGTCGACGCCATGGCCGAACTGATCGCCCTGGTCGAAGCGTTCGAGGATCGGGGGCCGATCTGCGCCGTCCACGAGGACGCGATGCCGGAACTTGAGGGACTGGGCTGCGATCTCTGCGTCCGGGGCACCGACTCGGAGGTGCTCGCCGAGCGGGACGTTCTGGCGTCGGTTCGCCGGGCCGCCCGCTTGCTCGCCGGCACCGACGCGGTGGCCGAGCACGTCCCCAACGTCGGCACCAACGTGGGGATGGCCCTGCCCGACGCCGAAGACGCGACCGACGTGGCGGCGATCCCCGGCCGGATCTACCGGATGCGCGGCAGCGTCGAGGTGCCCGCCAACCCCGAGTTCGGCGCCTCCGAGCACGTCGCTCGGACGGTTCTCGCCGCCCGGAGCGTCGATCCGGACGTCCGCGCGGCGCTGAACGTCGGGACGAGCGACGCCCTGCTCGCCGCGGCCCGCGAGCGCGGGATCGATCCCCTGGAGTTCGATCCCGACTACGAGGACCGCGGCGACCACCTGCGCGAAGCGCTGAACTCGCGCGGAGTCGTCCCGCCGGTCCTGTTCCATCGCGGCGCCTTCGGCATCGAGCCCGTGACGTTCGTGCTCGGGCGGAACGCCGTCGAAGCCGCCGAACTGGCCGTCGACCTCGCCGATCGAGCGGCGGGCGGCCACGAAACGTAA
- a CDS encoding SDR family oxidoreductase has product MDLQIDGNAALVTASSSGLGKASAKALAREGANVVVNGRDEEQLAEAADEIREVASGEVVEQPGDLTEKADIERLVERTVAEFGTVDHLVTSAGGPPSGPFLETTDEDWYEAFDLLVMSVVRLVREAEPHLREGESGTIVNVTSRSVKEAIDQLVLSNSVRMSVIGLEKTLSKELAPEVRANAVLPGSHETARIEELIEQAMERGEYDSYEEGLDDWAEGNPAERIGDPMELGEVVAFLSSPKSSYVNGVAVPIDGGSGASNL; this is encoded by the coding sequence ATGGACCTGCAGATCGACGGGAACGCGGCGCTCGTCACGGCATCGAGCAGCGGCCTCGGGAAGGCCTCCGCGAAGGCGCTCGCCCGCGAGGGCGCGAACGTGGTCGTCAACGGTCGCGACGAGGAGCAACTCGCCGAAGCGGCCGACGAGATCCGCGAGGTGGCGTCGGGCGAGGTCGTCGAGCAGCCGGGCGACCTCACCGAGAAAGCGGACATCGAGCGGCTCGTCGAGCGCACGGTAGCGGAGTTCGGCACCGTCGACCACCTCGTGACGAGCGCGGGCGGCCCGCCGAGCGGCCCGTTCTTGGAGACGACCGACGAGGACTGGTACGAGGCGTTCGACCTGCTGGTGATGAGCGTCGTCCGCCTCGTTCGCGAGGCCGAGCCCCACCTGCGCGAGGGCGAGAGCGGCACGATCGTCAACGTCACCTCCCGGAGCGTCAAGGAGGCGATCGACCAACTCGTGCTGTCGAACTCGGTTCGGATGAGCGTGATCGGCCTCGAAAAGACGCTCTCGAAGGAGCTGGCGCCCGAGGTGCGGGCCAACGCGGTCCTTCCGGGCTCCCACGAGACCGCCCGCATCGAGGAGCTGATCGAGCAGGCCATGGAGCGGGGCGAGTACGACAGCTACGAGGAAGGGCTCGACGACTGGGCCGAGGGCAACCCCGCCGAGCGCATCGGCGACCCGATGGAGCTGGGCGAGGTCGTCGCCTTCCTCAGCTCACCCAAATCGAGCTACGTCAACGGCGTCGCCGTCCCGATCGACGGCGGGTCGGGCGCCTCGAACCTGTAG